The stretch of DNA AAACCCACAGAAACTGTTTTTACAAATAAACTGCATCGAATTGTTCCAAGACAATTCTAAACGGACTTACCAAACATTGTTCAATGGCATAATTTGATATCATGTCTACACATTATACATGTGAACAGTTATGCTTAGATCACTTACAATTCATGTaattgttataacttttgaatggttgttTGAAAGTGAACCTTGTTTGATATGAATTTAAATCTCTATTTTCAATTAAAAGTTtggcttgaatgaaatctgtgtgAAACGTATTGTATATTTTTCAGTGAAATCGGGTCTAAACTGTAATCTTTTTTATTCTCTACTGAGAGCGGGAATTTAGGAGAACATGAGATAACATTTAGTTTATGATCGGGGAGGAGGAAAGCCACCTTTGGAAGACACAATACCTGATTGGTCAGAACTCCTCTAAGAGCTTAGACAAACACCTGAGTTTAAATAGTCAGATCAGAATGACAAATTCAGTATAATATGGCTTAAAGACAAAGAACAGACAATGCAgtttcattcaagccatccaacttctcactcacttttcttttcttttactttaacTTCCTTTCTTTTTACGTTGAGAGTCTCGTGTTCTAAGTTAAGTTTTTCCGCAAAGTTTAACCAACAACTTTTGCCACCTCAACGTTAAACTCCAGCCACAACAAAAGACTCAATTTGTTTGCCAGCACACCCGAACATGATTGGCTTTTCCACGACAAACCAGCAAACTCAGAAAACCCGTTGAGGTCAGGTCTTATGAAGTGCATATTTTGCTAGAAATCATGCTCATCATTTCATTCTCTCTTAAAACTTTCTTTCTCACTTCCTTTGTTTCTGCAACTtgtatgaatgtgtgtttgtgttagatattagtttgtgttagaaaaaTCAAAGTCTCCTGTAGATTTTTAAAGAGAACTGTCTTGTGTTATGTGCTTATAAATTTAATGCCTTAAACTGCGATCTATTGATACCTTGCTAATAAATAGTGCTTTCATGATAGTTGGATATTCATATCcattacaagagcttattacggcccgagcaaatgaacgctggacaaTTCAGTTGTTTGGTTGTAAACTAAGTCACTTAAAAAGTGACTCTTTTTAAAATTCCctataaattaattcatttcaTTTGAGCTGATTCGCTtacataaatgatgacagatctACTAGTATTTTCTAACAATCCACTGTCATGTTTGGTCTCATCTAACATtataaactgaactgaattgtggTCAACTTTATATTAAAGTATCCTGATGTACAATCTAGGTGCTATTTGTTTAAACATGCATTGAGGAGAATATGTTAGTGCATTTATCTCCACCCATTTGCCTTATTTTTTGGTTTCCTGTCAGCTGGTTTTGGTGTTGGTATTCCACTCACGTTTAACTGTGTTGCTCAGGGTTTAATAAGGAAAGGTAATTGTTTATCTGGGAGAAAGGCTTTAACCTGCCGCTTCTGCACACCGGTGCATAACCTCTTACTAGAAGAAAGGCTTTTACAGCCTCTCCTTCACAGCAGTGCATTATTTGTTACAgctgtttttatataaagtatatttttccattctactttatttttaaacatgtaacTTCATAAATAACTTTGTCTGCTTTAAAGGATTtgaaaatcattattttaaccGCTGATAATATTGAAAGCAAAAGTGATTGTAACTTTCATTATCCTAGTGTTCAGATTAAATCCTATATTTTCCTGTCAAGTggcctttatttatatagcactttttacaatacagattgtttcaaagcatctTTACAGTCATAAGAGGAAATTAATGCAACAAAGTTTGTGATCTATATATGCCCCAGATCTGGCtgacttttttatttgttttgcttCATCATAGGTGCTGCCAGGGTGTGTAAACCACCATAAACTATATTGTGGTATATAGTGATCCTAACTCTACCAGAGCTTTGTGTCACAGAGTCGTTTAGTGTATTGAGAAAAGGTATCCCAAATGATTTGCTGATGTTGGAAAAAATGGTGACATGGTGGGAGAAGGGTGTTACTCGCTTCTACAGCAAACGAAAAAAGGAGTGGAatataaaaacagcaaaaatactTTTCCATGACAATGCAGAAAGGAGACTTGAattatgtgtttgtatttatgcTTTACTCTGCCAGAAATGTGGGGATGTGAttacttctttttttaattatatttgtgtatattcATAGCAATGTATTATAGAAACATTACCATACTTAACAGTATTTCATTTAAGTAGTGAGCAATATGTCTTGTTCTGGAATATATGCAATTGTCCTGTAACAAGTATACCTCTTCTGTATATGAGTTAATTGTTCTTTAATAACAACGATGCTGCTTCGTGACCACCTGAACCATCACTGATATTGCCTTGACTGAAGAACTTTTTGATATTTAtactatatttaatatttgtgatTGTAGAAAGTGTTTGTAGAATGTGTATACTCCTAGAGATACTAgttgtaataaataaatgaacttatAACTCTGCCACACATGGCATTCATTTAAGTCGTTGAGCCTGAAACAGACCATGGAGAAGTCTTCTGTCTGATtgtaagtattttaaaatgcttataatttagattagatttaacctgagaataataaaaaaataaggtaAAGGTGTTTAATTACGGACCATAAAACAGTCTTAAGTAACGAAATAGAAAAACAGTTTGGGTCTTGTGTCAGTATTGGATCTGCACATTACTGTAGCTCTTAAAGTGAAAGCAACCTAATATAGCCGCTGCTGTTTGTGTcgttaatgttaaataaaataaaactgtaagCTACTTAAATTTTAAAGAACTGTATCTGTTGTAtttagacttgtgccgatattcggtaatgcgataaatcgcgataatgaatatgcacgatattgtaatcgtggacacttcagaataccgtaaataataatttattaccaattattaattttttataatgcaattaagaatactttacccatcactCGTATAAAATgtacaacaccgctgtattctgcgtcaaaaggacacgcacTCAGATGTTAACAAGCCCatcgtgcacgagaagcacatgactgaacgagtgaaggagacgcgctgaatgaaagtgcatgTTCActctctctgacagcagagggcgctgatggaacagcagcatgcagcggttaccacggaaaccgtgcagaCAAATTAACTgtgctagtgaagtttttaaaatgcttcaaacagccactcatttttttgtaatctcagtgttgttcatcacagcaccaaatactgaatacttaaaaaacacttaaaaggatatttattttcaaacctaaacatttttatattttaatctggactacaacatgccctaatgattagaaatgttctgattatttgttattgttcagtaacacTTTGAGACATatggcttcattagttaacttgttaattcattattaccaaactgacaatgaaaaatacttataaagcattaattattcttagttaatgttcatttcttagttactgtttaataacattactaaaatcaaaagaacgTATtaaatggacctgagataaaactaacaatgatcagttgtttctaaactaacattaacaaaaaataaaactttctgtaacaaatgtagctgttgctcaatcttagttaatgcattaaataatgagaccttattgtaaagtgttatctgttgttctttatagcctaattcttttgcattttaatctgtttgaaaatttcactttatatattttttgtagtgtattattgtatttaaacattcagagttctttttgttttattacaaaaagagttcttaaacctgttaaactatgacaacattttttttgcaacttattttaatatcgtgataaaagcttcagcaattaattgcaacatgaaaatttgataccgtcacatgcctagttGTATTTATACATCCTATTGTCATTTTCTTTGTTCtaattttattactgactgtttacttgatTATTTAATAATTGAGAACTTTTTACTTAAAGGGAAGTATTTGTTTTGCTGTGGTTTGTTTAGCTTATAGATTTTGGTCATGTTGTCCCTCCTAAGTGATCATGTTATTAAAGCTGGTATACCactaaacatatatatatatatatatatatatatatatatatatatatataatagataaataaataattaaaatgatttcagaTTTGTGAAGACTTGTGTAATAAGGCTGTGCCCGCACACCTGAGGAAAATGTCCATAGGTTGTTTTAAAAGGTAAAATGTATCAGAATTTGGTAAGAGACCAAAATAAACAagatttatacattttgtttgTCCCTTGTGTCATGTATGTATGACTGTTGTGCATCAGACATAATACATAATCTTGTAAATGTGCTGTCctagttaaaaataaaacaagcacATTTATGGAAACTGCCACCACATAATCAGTTATTTTGATTGCAAAATTTGATTGATAAATATGATATCATGAGTGTTTCAAAGCAAGCATTGTTGGGGAAATATTCatgaaaatatgaggaaaaGAAAATACCACAATGTctctttattttcttatttatttctgtAGGATAAAGAGATACAGATCAAGGATCAGTAACAAGATACACTTAAAAAGGTATTATTTAACATTCTTTACTACTTCAACAAAACACTTTTGAGTCACATGTGAGATTCATGGGTCCTGTCTGTCTCAGTGCTgaaactgtttatatatatatatataagttacatttatagacagttCAGACTTTTATACAGTAATCTACTGCAAatttcaaacatgcattaatcCTCATTAATAGACGTTCATATGTTAAAGATTTTCATCTTAATTCATACACTGGAGGTTCAGAATTATTGGAATCACATTCTGCAAAGCTCTTGTTCTCTTAAGGGAAACAGTAGGAAACCACTGAAAGTGTTGAAGTTATTTGTGTCATCAAATATCCTCGTGCCAGACCAAAGTCTCACATAGACAACATCTCCAACCTCCAGGATCAACACAACTCCATTAGAGGAGTTTACCCGATCCTGAGCCTGAACATCATGTGCTATAACCACCTTCTCTTCATTCTTATAAATGGATACAGTTGATGGAGTTCCACCATGACCATATACAGAGACTCTGAACATGTACGCTCCTTTCAGTGGGGCTGTGAAAACACCTGAATCAAATAACAAGAGATACAGAATCAGCAGTTTCCTGTATGATTGCTCAATTACCAAACACACTGTTTAATAGTTTTGAAAGATGGCAGATCATTTAATTCTCTTACATATATTACACAACTGCAGAGAGGTCTGAATGGAGCAGAAGGGTTTATGACTCCATTTCATTGATAATTACCTGTAACTGGGTTGTAGGCGTTCCCAATGTTTGTGAAGACTTTCTTGTAGGTTATTGTGATGTCAGTGGTAAAAGGTCCAACATATCCACTGCCAGATTGCATCAGTCCAGCTGAAAAAGCTATTTCTCTGTCTGTTGTTGAAAAACATAAGCAATATTGTCATATATTACTCTATTACACTGAGAATGAATACACTGAATTTAACATAATTCAATCACACTTTCACCTCTATTTTCCTTTCTCAACTCCTCCACTTGACTCTGAGTAACATTTGaaatttctgtgaaggaataaAGATTCTGTTAAATGACATTTAGACTACTAATAGATAATCTAAACAATTTACACAGTATACACTCAGCTTTAACATTTAGACTATGCAATgtattgcatttgtgtttaaTTTGAGGATCATTGATAAAAGAGTAAATGTTTTGGTGAGGTACCTTCATTTTTCTTGTTCAGCTCTTCCAGGATAAACATCTGTTGTTCCCTCAGTTGTGTCTCTAAAGCTCTGATGTttcctttctgctctgtaacagtggcggtcagttctctgatgtttcctttctgctctgtaacggtggtggtcagttctctgttcttttctttctgctctgtaacggtggcggtcagttctctcaGTGCTGCATGGATGTCAGGGAAGCACAGATGGCAGTATTGTTGGCTGTCAGTTGAAGCTTCAGCTCTCAAAGTGTCTGTTTGAGGTGGATTCTGTCTTCCGTCCTCAGAGCTGATCTGTTGACTGATCTCATTCTCATTGAGTCCTCCATCTACCTGCTGCTGAACGACAAACACAAAGGTTTCCAACAGCAGCAGTATACATACTAAAGCCTTCATTCTTCACTGATGTTTGTGTCCAGCTCTTGCTCTGTCATCCCCACATCCTCTCATGTTCCTTTTATAGTGTCCTGATTTACTGTCTTTTGTACTTGATTTACATTGCTTCAGATAAAGAAAAGTAATTAAAGTTGATTGTGAATcataaacaaagaaatgttaCAGGCTTATTGGAAGTTTGTCTCTTTATCTGATTCCTCTCTCTCAGCGGTCGGTAACCTTATAGCATGTGAAGGGAAaaccaccctttgcagctataacagcttcaactcttctgggaaggctttccataAGATTTAGGAGTGCGTTCATGGGAAtgtttgaccattcttctagaagcgcatttgtgaggtcaggcagtgatgttggtgaGAAGGcatggctcacagtctccgctctaattcatcccaaaggtgttctgtcgggtttaagtcaggactctgtgcaggccagtcaagttcctccacaccaaactcgctcatccttgtctttatggacctttctttgtgcactggtgcgcagtcatgttggaacaggaagggggccatccccaaactgttcccacaatgTTGGGAgtatgaaattgtccaaaatgtcttggtaagctgaagcattaagagttcctttcactggaactaaggggccaagcccaacccctgaaaaacaaccccacaccataatgccatgcttgaattcactgagctcctgagagcgacccattctttcaaaaatgtttgtAGGAGCAGATGCCTAgatgcttgattttatacacctgtggccatggaagtgattggaacacccgaattcaatgatttggaggggcgTCCCAATACTtctggcaatatagtgtatcaTGTGCAATGCCCTTGTGTGTACTAATGCAATAAGTACACACAACAAATGCATAGAAAGCCACCTAAGAATTGCTTTAATGTGGCTTCTGAATGTTGTTTTAAaagaacaaacataaaacaaacacaacagaacTACTGTATATAAAAGCTATTCACATCTTTGAATTAAAGGATTTATACTCTAATTTTATACACTACTCCACATTCAGATGGTACTCAACCAGAATTCGTTTTTGTTGCCGCGGATACCGTTGCGGTTCATTTCATTTCTGCTGTTGACCGCTAAGTGGTGCTATAACCACAGATTTTCATATATTATGGAGTGGACGTATCACAGCTCGTTTTCGTGAGTAGCAGTCAACTGCGCCATGTGGAGATAAAATACTatcaaataacatttttaaaaatcatatccACATAACTACATGTAGAAAACATAAGCATTTGTGCAAGAATTTGCAGTTTAGAATGAATTCAAACAGTACAGTGTCACAGTTCCCTCGTCTCcagaactccatttcccatgatcctcttgtctcctcacctgcactcacttccctcgtcatctcctcatcgtcacggatcacctgcacctgttcCTTATCATCATCACCTCCtatataatggactcactccctccACTCCTTGTCTGTCCTAAATGTTATATTGAGTATGTCTGGTGTTTCCTTGCGTTGTTCATTAAAAAAGACCCATTGTTATTGTGGAGATCCGTATTTGCCTCGTCTTTACACCAGCTACCGTAACAGAAGGACAGACCGTTAACCGTTGGATATCCACAGTGGAAACAATGGGGATTTTCCTTGTTCCTGTACCCCCGAAGCCTCTCAACACAGAGGAAAGGCTTTGCCGTTTACGGCAGAGTGGCAGGCcgttggagaggtatgtggaggaattTTTGGAGGTCTCTTATTTGGTGAGCTGGACCGATGCCTGCCTTAATGCTGTTTTTCTGATGGGACTGGACAAGGACGTTATTCGTTATAACGAACCAGCCTGTAATTTCTCCTTAGTCGATTCCCTGAATGTGATTCTCCTGTTAAATGGTTCTAGTTTTGAATTAGAGAAAGTTCTAGAGAACCAGAGTCCTTGTCCAGCCCCATCAGCAGCTTATCGGGCATCACCAGCTCACCTTACCCCAAAGCCCTGCACATACCGCTTCAACGGTCCTGCCCACTCCTGGCtgccagccgccgccgccgagccctcagctccagccgccgccgccgagcaatccgctccagccgccgccgccgccgagcaatccGCTCCAGCCTTTCACGAGCCGCCAGAGGATACTGGCTGGTTGATAGACTTTATCACAGAGTCCATCGCTCCAGCCCTCAACGAGCCCTCAGCGGCCAACGAGCCAGTAtccccagtctcagccgccgagccagtatccccagtctcagccgccgagccagtatccccagtctcagccgccgagccctccgctccagtctcagccgccgagccagccgctccagtctcagccgccgagccagccgctccatgCTCCGCTGCCCATGAGCCCACTCCTGTCCACAAACCCACACCATTCCGCAGTCTCCTGAAGGCCCTCCTTAACCTccccaagtattttttggggggggggcagGTACCCAGGGGTGGGATACAGATGGGTGGGCCTCAAAGtgcacctgacccaccgtggctgccctctgcacctgacccgccgtggcagcCCTCTgcgcctgacccgccgtggcagcCCTCTgcgcctgacccgccgtggctgcccactgcgcctgacccgccatggctcatggacccgccctggagacctcctcTCCTACCCATGCCTCTCCCTGCAccggcatgaggtctccagggcgcccaccccccctccccggtgttacatctacggcgcgaggtcgCGCCTACCGAGAGGGGGCGGTACTGTCACAGTTCCCTCGTCTCcagaactccatttcccatgatcctcttgtctcctcacctgcactcacttccctcgtcatctcctcatcgtcacggatcacctgcacctgttcCTTATCATCATCACCTCCtatataatggactcactccctccACTCCTTGTCTGTCCTAAATGTTATATTGAGTATGTCTGGTGTTTCCTTGCGTTGTTCATTAAAAAAGACCCATCGTTATTGTGGAGATCCGTATTTGCCTCGTCTTTACACCAGCTACCGTAACATACagtaaatgtcaaaattgtgtttACTTTTTCATGGACTGCGCTTTAATTGAAGAATAATTGACAATGGGTCATTGAATTCTTGAGTTCAAACAGAATCAGATGCATTGCTTGATCAGATTTACTCCATTTTACTATGCCAGCTTTTCCCACGCAAAACGAAGAGTATAGACCCACTCATCGTTCTTTGTCACACTCGCCATGAACAACATTTTCAACCCAATAATTAGCCTAAATTCCACAGGGATCCTGGGATCCTTCCAATCgtgttttaaaaaaactttcagGTTAACGAACgctataaacatttttttatttatttattttagagaACTGTTGGACACACACATCTCAGTAAAAGTGTTTGtctgggatttgaacccatgtcATTGATGTTTCTGTTCAACGCTCTACCACTCGACAATGAATTAACTTTCCACGAAATGCCCAGAAAAGAAGATCTCTTTTCCAGCAGGAACCATCATGTCTGCGAGAACGCTCTTCATTTTGTGACGTGATGTGTAGCTAAGGATGTTGTTCCATGCTCAATGTGTGCTCTGCATTTatcccatccaagtgcacacacagtGAGCAGAGAACAAACACACCACAATCTTTGGGTTTCAGGTCCGACTCTCTAACAATTAGGCCACTGCTGGACCAAAGCACATTCATATTATTAACTTTTTAAGTACTGACACTGTGTCGTCTTAATTCTACACCCCAGAGCAAATACAGACAGTGCTCTCTCTgttcaaacctgcaataattaataaGTTTAACCATCCCAGGATTTTATGCAGGCCCAGTGCCGGCCCGAGCCTCTTGGGGGCCCTAAGCAGCATTTGATTTGGGGGCCCCCCTCCCACCACGTGAAGTCACCTGTGGTTGAAGATTATTGACACAAATGTCACACTAtaatgttacattataaataaatacagtgaGGTTATgtattaatacaaaataaataataaagaaaattgatacttaaaatactttattCTTAAACTTCTGTATACAAACTGTcacaaaacatgaaataaataattagcaaatgcaaatgtgcattaaatgtgcaatcttttaaataaaaccaaaatagACAAACATctatgcaggaagtaatgcaggactaatgagtagatctacattaacacttcagctactactattaactacTATAGAATCAagtttaactaatcagtaagtaatatcaaatttagaagatagttccttattaactaatcagtaattACCTAATGATATTACCATCattaataactattaactaatggaCAAATTGTAAAGAACATTAGCATGTGTCTGAGATGTAATCagtcataatttttactttgaatataatcataaaatgcatcattaattactcaagtgttagcTAGTCACTTTGCAGGAACTACTACTGATCAcgaaccattattttaaagtgaaaaacatgtttttcactttaaaataatggtcctgaTCACTAGTAGTTCTTGAAGAAAATGACTAGGTACTTGATTAATTAGCGATGCATTTTATGACGATGTTGAGATTAACTACTAGTGGTCTgcaccattattttaaagtgaaaaacatgtttttcactttaaaataatggtcctgatcactagtagttcctgcatagtgactaggtaacacttgagtaattaatgatgcattttatgaccacactgagagtaaaaaaagacaattgcTCACATCTCAAACACTTTAATGTTgtgattagtaattaattagtaattctTTATAATTTCTCATAGTTACCTATTAGTTATTATTGATGCCAATGTCATTCTCtaattattgattagctaataaggaactatctttgtcctaaatttgatattacttactgattagttaagcttgtttctatattagttaatagtagtagctCAAGTGTTAATGTAGATCTACTCATtagtcctgcattacttcctgcatagttacttattaatgacggaccattattctaaagtgttaccgaggATAGCACTGCTACATCACTCGCCaccatattaataaataaataataaagaaataaagaaatatggCATCCCTTTCAACTTAAACTGATATCTATAATCAATACGTGAAATACACCtagataaatgtatattaataatgcGATTTAACGTTAGCTCTGGTGATGGCTTATATAAGATCATGAGTCATGACTAGCTGCTACCTCAAGTGACATGAGCACAATTTGTGCTGCTGCACAAAACATTCTGTAAATAATTATGCAAACATACCTTTATCTTGCTCTTTTTTCTCCTCCTCtgtctttttcttctttcttttttcggCACCAGAGGGATACTTCCTTTTTTGTGACATGGCTTatcatttataacatttattacaGTGACGTGCACTTGCGCACCGGCGCGAATTGTCAATGCACGCGAGGTGTCTATGCGCAATTGCGCATGACTCAAACGCTAGCAGACACGGCAGCAGTTGTCGGCAAATCAGAATTTTCTTGTCtcgaattatttatttattaattcgtattcattcattcattcatttatatcacttgtttaagttatttaattgtaaaaaaaaaaaaaaaaaaaaaaacacgattGGGGGGCCCCCTATTGGCCAGGGGGCCCCAAGCAGCCGCTTAGTTCGCTTATGCCTCGGGCCGGCCCTGTGTAGGCCCgtgttgaaaatgtttagaCCACTTTATGGAACTCCACGCTGAAATGTGGGGGAAAAATAAActtgcatgtttgaataatcaTTCGAAACATGAGGGTGTTTGATTGGGATATTACGTCCCTGTGTTTTAATTCCTCTGGGCCTTccttttagctttttttttttgtttgtttcttaatTTTTCAATTCATAAGAACTTCATAGCCTAACAATGTTCTCACATTTTTAGTAGGCTACaaagaaacattta from Chanodichthys erythropterus isolate Z2021 chromosome 8, ASM2448905v1, whole genome shotgun sequence encodes:
- the LOC137024090 gene encoding uncharacterized protein gives rise to the protein MKALVCILLLLETFVFVVQQQVDGGLNENEISQQISSEDGRQNPPQTDTLRAEASTDSQQYCHLCFPDIHAALRELTATVTEQKEKNRELTTTVTEQKGNIRELTATVTEQKGNIRALETQLREQQMFILEELNKKNEEISNVTQSQVEELRKENRDREIAFSAGLMQSGSGYVGPFTTDITITYKKVFTNIGNAYNPVTGVFTAPLKGAYMFRVSVYGHGGTPSTVSIYKNEEKVVIAHDVQAQDRVNSSNGVVLILEVGDVVYVRLWSGTRIFDDTNNFNTFSGFLLFPLREQELCRM